In Trichocoleus desertorum NBK24, the following are encoded in one genomic region:
- a CDS encoding family 10 glycosylhydrolase, translated as MVYTAARFPDIQTHWARAFIENLAQRNIIKGFEDGTFRPNQSITRAEFAALMQATFPKLAIRPYVPFVDVPATHWARAAIQKAYEVGFLSGYPNNLFQPNEKIIRAQVLVSLVNGLGITKMVVADLKPVLAEVYQDTAQIPAYATEAIAAATSAGIIINYPDLKRLNPLQAATRAEVAALIYQTLVYLGQAPVIPSNYTVAYQRTATVSHTREFRGVWVTSVWNRDWPSSQKLSVDQQKAEFVSLLEQLQALNINAVILQVRPEGDALYASQLEPWSSWLTGTQGKAPEPFYDPLEFAIAQCHQRNMELHAWFNPYRARTSRQDKSLAAPHLAVTNPEAVLPYGDELWMDPGAKVVQDLSYNVILDVVRRYDVDGVHLDDYFYPYPIADQPFPDQATYQAYQAKGGTLSLGDWRRENVNQLIQRLATGIRATKRHVKFGISPFGIYRPGQPPKAQGLDAYERLYADAKKWIQLGWVDYFTPQLYWRIDAPAQSYPMLLQWWIEQNPQRRHIYVGNNLSKLDSIKWPISEVEQQVTITRGMAAQLALGNIFFSTKPLLDNRLGITDTFKNAIYTKPALAPATPWLSSDRPSLPINLKLQNGTLTWTNAANSTVRSWTLYQQSGNTWLLQRILTADTNAIILAPGTYALCAVDRVMNESAGVLIAVK; from the coding sequence ATGGTTTACACGGCTGCTCGCTTTCCCGATATTCAAACCCATTGGGCACGCGCTTTCATTGAGAATTTGGCGCAGCGCAACATCATTAAAGGGTTTGAGGATGGTACCTTTCGGCCCAACCAATCGATTACGCGAGCTGAATTTGCAGCGCTGATGCAAGCCACCTTCCCCAAACTTGCCATTCGCCCCTATGTGCCATTTGTAGACGTACCTGCAACTCATTGGGCGCGAGCCGCAATTCAAAAAGCTTACGAAGTTGGGTTTCTGTCGGGCTATCCGAATAATCTGTTTCAACCGAATGAGAAGATTATCCGGGCACAGGTTTTGGTTTCCCTAGTCAATGGTTTGGGCATTACCAAAATGGTCGTGGCTGACCTCAAGCCAGTTTTAGCTGAGGTATATCAGGATACGGCCCAAATTCCTGCCTATGCGACTGAGGCGATCGCTGCTGCTACCAGTGCAGGAATAATCATCAACTACCCCGATCTGAAACGTCTGAACCCGCTCCAGGCAGCTACCCGCGCTGAAGTGGCAGCCCTAATTTATCAGACTTTAGTGTACTTGGGACAGGCACCTGTCATTCCCTCTAACTACACTGTTGCTTATCAGCGCACTGCTACCGTATCTCATACCAGAGAGTTTCGTGGAGTCTGGGTCACATCTGTCTGGAACCGAGATTGGCCCTCTTCCCAAAAGCTATCTGTAGACCAGCAAAAGGCAGAGTTTGTCAGCTTGTTGGAGCAGTTGCAAGCACTGAATATCAATGCGGTAATTCTGCAAGTGCGACCGGAAGGAGATGCTCTGTATGCTTCTCAGCTAGAGCCTTGGAGCAGTTGGCTTACAGGGACGCAAGGAAAAGCCCCGGAGCCGTTCTACGATCCCTTAGAGTTTGCGATCGCTCAGTGTCACCAGCGGAATATGGAGTTACATGCCTGGTTCAACCCCTACCGCGCCAGAACTTCCCGACAAGACAAGTCTTTAGCCGCTCCACACCTAGCAGTTACCAATCCTGAAGCGGTGTTGCCCTACGGGGACGAACTCTGGATGGACCCAGGAGCAAAAGTTGTCCAAGACTTGTCCTACAACGTGATTTTAGATGTGGTGCGCCGCTATGACGTAGATGGAGTGCATCTAGATGACTATTTCTATCCCTATCCGATCGCCGATCAACCCTTTCCCGACCAAGCAACCTACCAAGCCTATCAAGCTAAAGGTGGCACCCTCTCCTTGGGAGATTGGCGACGGGAGAACGTCAACCAACTGATTCAGCGCCTTGCTACCGGGATTCGAGCCACAAAACGTCATGTCAAATTCGGTATCAGTCCTTTCGGTATTTATCGCCCCGGACAGCCTCCTAAAGCCCAAGGTCTAGATGCTTACGAGCGCCTCTACGCCGATGCTAAGAAGTGGATACAGTTGGGCTGGGTAGATTATTTCACGCCACAACTATATTGGCGAATTGATGCGCCTGCCCAAAGTTACCCGATGTTGTTGCAATGGTGGATAGAGCAGAACCCGCAACGTCGGCACATCTATGTGGGAAATAACTTAAGCAAATTAGACAGTATAAAATGGCCTATTTCCGAAGTGGAGCAGCAAGTCACGATTACCCGTGGTATGGCTGCTCAGTTGGCTTTGGGAAACATCTTCTTTAGTACCAAGCCTTTGCTGGATAACCGTTTGGGTATTACTGACACATTCAAGAATGCCATCTATACAAAGCCCGCTCTCGCCCCTGCCACACCTTGGCTCAGTAGCGATCGCCCTTCTCTCCCCATTAACCTAAAATTACAAAATGGCACCCTGACTTGGACTAACGCTGCTAACAGCACAGTTCGCTCTTGGACACTTTATCAACAATCAGGCAACACTTGGCTCTTACAGCGCATTCTAACGGCTGATACCAACGCTATTATCCTCGCACCTGGCACCTATGCTCTTTGTGCCGTGGATAGAGTCATGAATGAGAGTGCTGGAGTGTTGATTGCAGTGAAATGA
- the treS gene encoding maltose alpha-D-glucosyltransferase: MQRSVIKDEPLWFKNAIIYEVPVRAFADSNGDGIGDFRGLTEKLDYLQDLGVTALWVLPFFPSPLKDDGYDIADYTNVNPIYGTLEDFQEFLAAAHQRGIRVIIELIVNHTSDQHPWFQRARRAPKGSVERDFYVWSDTPEKYQEARIIFQDFETSNWAWDPIAKAYYWHRFYSHQPDLNYDNPAVRQAVFEVLDFWLSMGVDGLRMDAVPYLYEREGTNCENLPETHDFLKQMRQYVDERHPNRMLLAEANQWPEDAAAYYGDGDECHMNFHFPLMPRLFMSLRMEDSFPIIDILHQTPSIPDNCQWGLFLRNHDELTLEMVTDEDRDYMYRVYAQDRDMRVNLGIRRRLAPLLGNDRRQIELLNSLLLALPGTPVLYYGDEIGMGDNVYVGDRNGVRTPMQWSADRNAGFSRANPQRLYLPIIVDSEYHYEAINVEAQRANPNSLWHWMKRLMATRKRFQALGRGSFELLHPDNRKVLAFIRTYEDESIVVVVNLSRFVQTVEIDLSAFNGMMPVEIFGRTQFPPITDSPYFLSVGPYAFYWFTLQPQPSALPAPKSQAELPTLVVQGEWQMVLSQRDSRDNLESVLAKYLYTCRWFVSNAQTVQSVHIKEAIAIPFQDQEARLLCVQVQYIQGESDTYLLPLGYAEGDQAIHLLADSPQLVVARLHIAGKDDIGVLFDATADKNFLTALLDAVARNQRYPGMAGELAATATDIFAPLTADVPPLEPTLMKGEHNNTSIIYGDRLILKLFRKIEEGINPDLEIGIFLEEKKCLEHFASVAGALEYRQRNKEPMTFGRLQEFVLDTRSGWDYTLDSLRDYFDHALIQPEAIKEISFPSDSLSDWQKTETPDAHLSAIGSYLANVKLLAQRTAELHSALASDPENASFAPEPFSTFYQRSIYQYARNLTGKVFRLLKQNLGTLSADVQPLAQSVCDLQDKALDCFQLILNQKITAMRTRCHGDYHLGQVLYTGKDFIIIDFEGEPNRTLSERRMKRSPLRDVAGMLQSFYYAANQALRNEIEGGLIHADNLALMEQWTEFWHSSVSDTFLKTYLATAAQHPFVPQTEQELQVLLKAYLLEKAVYSLGHDLNHYPDQVEISLQRLYQLINAG; the protein is encoded by the coding sequence ATGCAACGTTCAGTGATCAAAGATGAACCTCTGTGGTTTAAGAACGCGATCATCTATGAGGTGCCAGTTCGGGCCTTTGCTGATAGTAACGGAGATGGTATCGGTGACTTTCGAGGTCTGACAGAGAAACTAGACTATTTACAAGATTTGGGTGTCACTGCCCTTTGGGTGTTGCCGTTCTTTCCTTCGCCACTCAAAGACGATGGCTACGATATTGCCGACTACACCAATGTCAACCCGATTTATGGCACCCTGGAAGACTTTCAGGAGTTTTTAGCCGCAGCGCATCAGCGGGGAATTCGGGTCATCATTGAGCTGATTGTCAACCATACTTCTGACCAACATCCCTGGTTTCAGCGGGCGCGGCGGGCTCCTAAAGGCAGTGTAGAGCGGGACTTCTACGTTTGGAGCGATACGCCAGAGAAATACCAAGAAGCTCGGATCATCTTCCAAGATTTTGAGACTTCTAACTGGGCTTGGGACCCGATCGCTAAGGCTTACTACTGGCACCGTTTCTATTCTCACCAGCCTGACTTGAACTACGACAACCCAGCCGTGCGGCAAGCTGTGTTTGAGGTGTTAGATTTCTGGCTCAGCATGGGTGTGGATGGCCTGCGTATGGACGCAGTACCTTATCTTTACGAGCGCGAAGGGACTAACTGTGAGAATTTGCCAGAAACCCACGACTTTCTGAAGCAAATGCGGCAGTATGTGGACGAAAGACATCCGAACCGGATGCTGCTAGCAGAGGCTAATCAGTGGCCCGAAGATGCAGCGGCTTACTATGGCGATGGGGATGAGTGCCATATGAACTTCCACTTCCCCCTGATGCCTCGCTTGTTTATGTCGTTGCGGATGGAAGACAGCTTTCCGATTATCGACATTTTGCATCAAACGCCGTCCATTCCAGATAACTGCCAGTGGGGACTATTTCTCCGCAACCATGATGAATTAACCCTAGAAATGGTCACGGACGAAGACCGAGACTATATGTATCGCGTCTATGCTCAAGACCGTGATATGCGGGTGAATCTAGGCATTCGGCGGCGCTTAGCCCCTTTGCTAGGGAACGATCGCCGTCAAATTGAATTGCTCAATAGCTTGCTGCTTGCCCTACCAGGAACTCCGGTGCTCTATTACGGAGATGAAATTGGTATGGGGGATAACGTCTATGTGGGCGATCGCAATGGGGTGCGAACTCCGATGCAATGGAGTGCCGATCGCAATGCTGGCTTTAGCCGCGCCAATCCCCAGCGGTTGTATTTACCCATTATTGTCGATTCAGAATATCATTACGAAGCGATCAATGTGGAAGCACAACGAGCTAACCCTAACTCGCTGTGGCATTGGATGAAACGGCTAATGGCGACTCGCAAGCGCTTTCAAGCTTTAGGACGGGGTAGTTTTGAACTGCTACATCCAGATAACCGGAAGGTCTTGGCCTTCATCCGTACTTATGAAGACGAATCGATTGTAGTCGTTGTCAATCTATCCCGCTTTGTACAAACCGTAGAAATTGATCTCTCGGCCTTTAATGGCATGATGCCTGTGGAGATCTTCGGTCGCACTCAGTTCCCCCCAATCACCGACTCTCCTTATTTCCTGAGTGTCGGGCCTTACGCTTTCTACTGGTTCACGCTTCAACCTCAACCCAGCGCCTTGCCAGCACCTAAATCTCAAGCTGAGCTACCAACCTTAGTAGTTCAGGGAGAGTGGCAGATGGTGTTATCCCAACGCGATTCACGGGATAACTTGGAATCGGTGCTAGCGAAGTATCTATATACCTGCCGTTGGTTTGTCAGCAACGCGCAAACAGTGCAGTCGGTTCACATTAAGGAGGCGATCGCGATTCCGTTTCAGGATCAAGAGGCACGTCTCCTTTGTGTGCAAGTGCAGTATATCCAAGGAGAGTCAGATACCTATTTACTGCCTCTAGGGTATGCGGAAGGAGACCAAGCGATCCATTTGTTAGCGGATAGCCCTCAGCTAGTGGTGGCTCGGCTGCACATCGCTGGCAAAGATGATATTGGCGTTCTATTTGATGCCACCGCTGACAAGAATTTCCTCACGGCTCTTTTGGATGCAGTCGCGAGAAATCAACGTTATCCAGGGATGGCAGGAGAGTTGGCAGCTACAGCAACCGACATCTTCGCTCCTCTAACGGCTGACGTTCCTCCGCTAGAACCAACGTTGATGAAAGGAGAGCACAATAACACCTCGATTATTTATGGCGATCGCTTGATTCTGAAGCTGTTCCGTAAAATCGAAGAAGGTATTAACCCTGATCTAGAAATTGGGATCTTTTTGGAAGAGAAAAAATGCCTAGAGCATTTCGCTTCGGTGGCGGGAGCTTTGGAGTATCGCCAACGTAATAAAGAACCCATGACATTTGGGAGATTACAAGAATTTGTCTTAGATACCCGGAGTGGATGGGATTACACCCTCGACAGCCTCCGTGATTACTTCGATCACGCGCTGATCCAGCCAGAGGCAATCAAAGAAATTTCCTTCCCCTCTGACTCGTTATCCGATTGGCAAAAAACCGAAACACCCGATGCTCATCTCAGCGCGATCGGTTCTTATCTGGCTAATGTCAAGCTCTTAGCTCAGCGAACCGCAGAACTACATAGTGCTTTAGCTTCTGATCCAGAGAATGCCAGTTTTGCGCCAGAACCCTTCTCCACGTTCTATCAGCGCTCTATCTATCAATATGCGCGCAATTTGACCGGGAAGGTGTTCCGGCTGTTGAAGCAAAACCTAGGCACTTTGTCCGCGGATGTTCAACCCTTGGCTCAGTCTGTCTGTGATTTGCAAGACAAGGCGTTGGATTGCTTCCAACTCATCCTCAACCAAAAGATTACAGCTATGCGGACCCGCTGTCACGGAGACTATCATCTGGGACAAGTGCTGTATACCGGGAAGGACTTCATTATTATTGATTTTGAAGGAGAACCGAATCGAACTCTGAGCGAACGCCGCATGAAGCGATCGCCTCTGCGAGATGTAGCGGGTATGTTGCAATCCTTCTATTACGCCGCTAACCAAGCCCTCCGCAATGAAATCGAAGGTGGCTTGATCCATGCAGATAACCTAGCGCTCATGGAGCAATGGACGGAATTTTGGCATAGCTCGGTCAGTGATACATTCCTTAAGACCTACCTGGCAACTGCGGCTCAGCATCCTTTTGTGCCTCAAACCGAGCAAGAACTACAGGTATTATTAAAGGCCTATCTTCTGGAGAAAGCGGTCTATAGCCTTGGCCATGACCTCAACCACTACCCCGATCAAGTAGAAATTTCTCTACAGCGATTGTATCAGTTGATTAATGCAGGTTAG
- a CDS encoding R3H domain-containing nucleic acid-binding protein: protein MQITDDLQKLLKILPSEIQQVLEQHPERDRLVEVVLDLGRRPEARFPHGAEYLAEQIVTRTQIQDCIDRLGDFGGDNRAGIEQTLHRISAIRNRSGEIVGLTCRVGRAIFGTIAMIRDLVETGQSILMLGRPGVGKTTALREIARVLADDLNKRVVIIDSSNEIAGDGDIPHPAIGRARRMQVARPELQHQVMIEAVENHMPEVIVIDEIGTELEALAARTIAERGVQLVGTAHGNQIENLIKNPTLSDLVGGIQSVTLGDEEAKRRGSQKSVLERKAPPTFDIAVEMLERQRWVVHETVADSVDALLRGRQPNPEIRTINDEGQVIITREVPSLSPLRRPNAPTGNASFSQTSSQNTGQLLSFPQKLSRSKNLAEVDSGLTPEEALELSSHQPLRLYLYGTGRQQLEQVIGMLNLPVVLVDALGEAEAILALRSHLRKHANLRHLAQAHDIPIYAIKSNSTPQIIRTLRQVLGMPGLEAIAEPDFGLGAEQIDEGDEMDALEEARLAVEQIVLPKGQPVELLPRASHIRKMQHELVEHYQLQSSSFGSEPHRRLRIYPA, encoded by the coding sequence ATGCAAATTACAGACGATCTCCAGAAACTGTTAAAGATTTTGCCTTCGGAGATTCAACAGGTTTTAGAACAACATCCAGAGCGCGATCGCCTCGTTGAAGTGGTTTTAGACTTGGGGCGGCGTCCAGAAGCAAGATTTCCTCATGGAGCCGAGTACCTTGCTGAGCAGATAGTAACTCGTACTCAGATTCAGGACTGTATCGATCGCTTGGGTGACTTTGGGGGAGACAACCGAGCGGGCATTGAGCAAACCCTACACCGCATTAGTGCTATCAGAAATCGTTCTGGTGAGATTGTTGGCTTAACCTGTCGGGTGGGTCGGGCGATTTTTGGCACGATCGCCATGATTCGAGATCTGGTAGAAACAGGCCAGTCAATTCTAATGTTGGGTCGTCCAGGGGTCGGCAAAACCACAGCCTTGCGCGAAATTGCGCGGGTGCTGGCAGATGACCTCAACAAGCGAGTCGTGATCATTGACAGCTCCAACGAGATTGCGGGCGATGGCGATATCCCTCACCCCGCGATTGGTCGGGCTAGACGGATGCAAGTCGCTCGTCCTGAACTGCAACATCAAGTGATGATCGAGGCGGTGGAGAACCACATGCCAGAAGTGATCGTGATTGATGAGATCGGCACAGAGCTAGAAGCCCTTGCAGCTCGCACGATCGCAGAACGGGGAGTCCAGTTGGTTGGAACTGCACACGGTAATCAAATCGAGAACTTGATCAAAAACCCCACCCTCTCTGATCTGGTAGGTGGGATTCAGTCTGTGACGTTGGGGGATGAGGAAGCCAAACGCCGAGGTAGCCAAAAGAGTGTCTTAGAGCGCAAGGCTCCCCCAACTTTCGACATTGCGGTAGAGATGCTAGAGCGCCAGCGGTGGGTCGTACATGAAACAGTGGCAGACAGTGTGGATGCCTTGCTCCGAGGCCGTCAACCTAATCCTGAAATCAGAACTATCAATGACGAAGGACAGGTGATTATTACGCGAGAAGTGCCTAGCCTGTCGCCTCTGAGACGGCCTAACGCGCCCACTGGGAATGCCTCATTTAGTCAAACCAGTAGCCAAAATACAGGACAACTCCTGTCTTTTCCCCAGAAGCTATCTAGGAGTAAAAACTTAGCAGAAGTCGATAGTGGGTTGACCCCTGAAGAGGCTTTAGAGTTATCGAGTCATCAACCGCTACGGCTTTACCTCTACGGCACAGGTCGTCAGCAGTTGGAGCAAGTCATAGGGATGCTGAATTTGCCAGTAGTCTTGGTTGATGCACTGGGAGAGGCCGAGGCGATCTTGGCGTTGCGATCGCACCTGAGAAAGCATGCCAACTTACGACACCTAGCCCAAGCGCACGACATCCCAATCTACGCCATTAAATCCAACAGTACTCCTCAAATTATCCGTACTTTACGCCAAGTGCTGGGGATGCCAGGGTTGGAGGCGATCGCTGAACCTGATTTTGGTTTAGGGGCTGAGCAGATTGATGAAGGTGACGAAATGGATGCTCTGGAAGAAGCCAGATTGGCAGTAGAACAAATTGTTCTCCCCAAAGGTCAACCTGTAGAGTTGTTGCCTCGCGCCTCCCATATCCGCAAGATGCAACATGAGTTAGTGGAGCACTACCAACTTCAGTCCAGCAGCTTCGGCTCTGAACCACATCGTCGTCTACGCATCTATCCCGCGTAA
- a CDS encoding LCP family protein: MEQSTRNSKLQQPSGTEASVVFSPPVTPFESPMPNPVASAPLPKRSTLAKRLFWSFAFVLTTTVSASIGATVALLAPVAPPSSSDAKNVSLNNLWQKGLQYKISRPVNILVMGIDRVPGMTGNSAEVFEGRSDTMLLLRVDPKTKSVSMLSIPRDTQVEIPEIGITKINQANASGGPALTARVVSRHLNNVPIDRYVRVSTDAFREIVDLLGGVDVFVPTPMFYEDQTQKLRIDLAQGWQTLDGEQAEGFARFRNDAYGDIGRVQRQQALIKALRDRLTSPSVLPRLPKAIRIMRKYIDTNLSLEEMLSLIGFGLGLERDQFKMVMLPGRFSQADEYISSYWIMDDQGRDRVMREFFKIDAAGLALDSQYHLASDTAPQGLRIAIQNASGEPELGSRVAQVLENQGFPNVYIVQDWPDHQRQTQIIVQQGDLEGAAVLKKAIGLGNIEATSTGDLESDLTIRIGEDWLQKGI, from the coding sequence GTGGAACAATCTACCCGCAATTCCAAGTTGCAACAACCCAGCGGTACGGAAGCATCGGTAGTTTTCTCTCCGCCAGTCACTCCATTTGAATCGCCCATGCCCAACCCGGTCGCCTCTGCCCCCTTGCCCAAACGTTCAACCCTTGCCAAACGCCTCTTTTGGAGTTTTGCTTTCGTTTTAACGACCACCGTCTCAGCCTCTATTGGAGCCACGGTGGCTCTGCTCGCTCCTGTAGCACCCCCCTCATCTTCCGATGCGAAAAACGTATCGCTGAACAACCTGTGGCAAAAAGGACTACAGTACAAAATCTCTCGCCCGGTCAACATTTTAGTGATGGGGATCGATCGCGTGCCTGGGATGACGGGAAACTCAGCAGAGGTTTTCGAGGGTCGCAGTGACACGATGTTACTGTTGCGGGTTGACCCCAAAACCAAGTCAGTCAGTATGCTTTCGATCCCTAGAGACACTCAGGTAGAGATTCCTGAAATCGGGATCACTAAAATCAACCAAGCGAATGCCAGTGGTGGCCCTGCTTTAACGGCACGAGTGGTCAGCCGTCACTTAAATAATGTACCGATCGATCGCTACGTTCGTGTCAGCACTGATGCCTTTCGGGAGATTGTAGACCTGCTTGGCGGGGTGGATGTCTTTGTGCCCACGCCAATGTTCTATGAAGATCAAACTCAGAAGCTCAGAATTGACTTGGCTCAGGGCTGGCAAACTCTGGATGGAGAACAAGCTGAAGGGTTTGCTCGTTTTCGCAACGATGCCTATGGTGACATTGGCCGAGTCCAGCGCCAGCAAGCTTTGATCAAAGCACTACGCGATCGCCTGACCAGCCCCAGTGTGCTACCACGCTTGCCTAAAGCGATCCGAATTATGCGGAAGTACATTGACACCAACCTCTCCTTGGAAGAAATGTTGTCGCTAATCGGCTTTGGTCTGGGGCTAGAGCGCGATCAATTCAAGATGGTGATGCTACCTGGTCGCTTTAGCCAAGCCGATGAATACATTTCTAGCTACTGGATCATGGACGATCAGGGGCGCGATCGCGTCATGCGGGAGTTTTTCAAAATCGATGCTGCTGGATTAGCCCTAGATAGCCAATACCACCTAGCGTCTGATACCGCTCCCCAAGGCTTGCGGATCGCCATCCAAAATGCCTCTGGGGAACCTGAACTGGGTAGCCGCGTGGCTCAAGTGTTAGAGAATCAAGGGTTTCCTAACGTCTACATTGTGCAAGACTGGCCTGACCATCAGCGCCAAACCCAAATCATTGTGCAGCAAGGTGACTTAGAGGGGGCAGCAGTCCTCAAAAAGGCGATCGGCTTGGGCAACATTGAAGCGACTTCTACCGGAGATTTAGAATCTGACCTCACCATTCGCATCGGGGAAGATTGGCTGCAAAAGGGCATCTAG